Within Cytophagia bacterium CHB2, the genomic segment CCGCGGCTTTCTCATGCTCATGAATCGAGGCGTAGATCACGCCGAGATTGAACATGGCGTAATCATAATTTGGACGGTGTTTGAGCGCGGTTTCCAATTCCGTAATCGCGGCCTCGTTTTGTTTGAGATTGAAGTAATTGCCGGCAAGATTCATGCGCGCTTCAACGTTTTCCGGGGTCACGGCCAGCAAGTTGCGATAATATTCCGCGGCTTGATCGTATTTGCCGGCCATATCGAACAACGCGGCCAAATGCAAAAGCGCATTGGTGTCTTGGGGATTTTCTTTGACCGCGTTTTTAAGGGAATCAATTTGGTGAAACACCGGCATCATTGATTCCATGTCGAACGGGTCCTGCCCGTTTTGTTGGGTTTCCTGTGGCATTGCGCTTGGCGCTTGCTGCGACATTACCGGTTGGGGATTCGAGCGCGGGTAAAAAAGCAAAAACATGATGCCGACGACAATCGGAATGCTGAGAAACAACGACAACGTGACCCACGGCGAGCGCGGTGTAGGCTCGGGTTCTTGAAGCTCTTCCGCCGGCGCGGTTTGCACGGGAGCCGCAACCGGCGCGGTTTGACTTGCCGGTTGTCCGCAGCTTTGGCAGAATTTTGCGCCCGGTTTTAGCGCCGCGCCGCACGCGGCACATTTTTTTTCATTCATCTGTTGTGCGACGTTGGCGCCGCAATTCGAACAAAAACGGCTGCTCGGCGCGACCTCGGCGCCGCATTGACTGCAATGCATGAGGTTTCCTTATATTTATTCTTGTACGCGCAGCATTTTCAAAATACGATCCAACAATGCCGCTTGGGCTGATTCTTCTTGTTGGGCATGAATCAAAACGAGATTGCGCACCATGCGCGCAATGATTTTGCGCGCCGGCACCGGCTGCAGCATGTTCTCTTCGAATTTTATGCCGGAGCCGTGCAACAATTTCAGGCATTCGGCGCGCGTGATCACACGGCCCTGATGAAACGGATCGATGAAAAACGTTTCATCAGCCGCGCGGTATTGGCAGATGAAATGCACGGGCAGGTT encodes:
- a CDS encoding tetratricopeptide repeat protein produces the protein MHCSQCGAEVAPSSRFCSNCGANVAQQMNEKKCAACGAALKPGAKFCQSCGQPASQTAPVAAPVQTAPAEELQEPEPTPRSPWVTLSLFLSIPIVVGIMFLLFYPRSNPQPVMSQQAPSAMPQETQQNGQDPFDMESMMPVFHQIDSLKNAVKENPQDTNALLHLAALFDMAGKYDQAAEYYRNLLAVTPENVEARMNLAGNYFNLKQNEAAITELETALKHRPNYDYAMFNLGVIYASIHEHEKAAEWWNKVIALDASSELATRARESMKTLEH